The sequence ACGACCCGCACGCGCTGGTCGTGGTAGCCGAAGCGGGACAGCGTCAGGTCGTAGGTGCCCGCGGGCACGCGGATCTTGAAGTGGCCCTCGGCGTCGCTCGGGTACGACCGGCCGGTCGACGCCACGGTGATCGTCGTGCCCCGCAACGGATCCCGGGACTTGTCCGCGGTCACCGTCCCGGTGATGCCGCTGGTGAGACGCGCCTCGGCGACGGCGGCGGCCGCGTCGATCCGGCCCGCGCCGAAGCGGGTGTTCGGCCGCGCGCCGTAGCGGTTGTCGAAGAACGCCGTTCCGGTCAGGATGTCCAGCGTCTCGTCGGGGGTCAGGCGCGGGTTCGCCTGCAGCATCAGCGCGACGGTGCCCGAGACGTGCGGGGTCGCCATCGACGTGCCGCTCAGCAGACCGTACTCACCGCCGGGCAGCGACGACAGGACGTCTACGCCGGGCGCGGACAGGTCCGGCACGACGTAGCTGTCCGGCCAGTTCGCCGGGGCGTCGGCCCAGTCCTTCTTCCGCACGACGCCGCCGCAGGAGAAGTCCGGCACGTTGTCGTCGACGTCGGTCGCGCCGACGCCGGTCGCTTCGAAGACGTTGCCGGGCGCCGCCGAACCGCCCGCGACGCACTCGTTGCCGATGGCGAAGGCCGGGAACGCGCCCGCCAGGTAGATGTTGCGCGCGGGCTCGACCATTTCGCTGCTGTAGCCCTCTTCGCCGAGCGACATGCTCACGACGTCCGCGGGCTTGCCCGCCGGCTTGCCGTCGGCGTCGTAGGGCGCGATCGCCCACTGCATCCCGGCGATCACCTGGGTCAGGGTGCCGGTGCCGCCTGGGATGACGAGCCCCGCCATCAGCTCCGCGCCGGGCGCGACGCCGATCTGTGTGCCCGAGCTGTGCCCGCCCGCGATGGTGCCCGCCACGTGGGTGCCGTGGTAGGAGCTGTCGTGCGGGGTGGAGTGGACCGGGGAGCCGTCGGCGGCGAACTCGAGCCAGCCACCGGGGTGCTCCGGGTTCGCCGGGTCGGCGCTGACGAGCTTGCCCGCGAGGTCGGGGTGCTCGGTGTCGATGCCGGTGTCGAGGATCGCCACCCGCACCCCGGCGCCGGTGCCCCCGTCCCGCTGGACCTGGTCGGCGCCGATCTTCTGCACGCCCCAGGCCACCGCGGGTTCCGCCGCCGCCTGCTGCGTCTTGCGGGGCTCGGTCGGCGAGTGCAGCGTGAAGTTGGGGATGACGCGGTCGACCAGCGGCAGCGCGGCGACCGCGTCGAGGGTGCCCGGGGTGGCGCGGACGAGCACCATGTTCTTGAGCCAGAACGTCTTCACGACCTGGTCCCGGCGGGCCCCGACGAGGTCGACGACCGGCGCCTGCATGGCCGTCGCCGAGTCGGTGAGCGCCTTGCGCGCGGCCGCGGGAGCCGACGGCCGCAGACCGCGGTCCTTCAGGACGACGACCGCCTCGAACTTCGCGTCCGGGCCGGATCGGGCACCGGCCATCCGGTCGAGCAGTTCCTTGGCGATCTTCGAGTGGGCGGCCGCGGTCGGCGGGGCGGCGGCGGCCACCGCCGGCCCGGCACCGAGGGACCCGGCGGTGACGAGCACCGCGAGCACCAGGTGCCGGCCTCGGGTCCGCAAGGCGGACAGGGACATGGGGAGACTCCTTCGTTCCGTCAGGTCGCGGCGGACAAGCGAGACGGCGCGCCCCGTGTGAGGTTGCGCGCCGTCGACTTCCAAACGGTGCAGGAATGATCACCGCGTGACAAGCTCACGAAGGCGGCGGATTCCGGTCAGGTGTCGGAAACCCGACACGAAGGAGGACGACGGTGCTGGAGCCGATCGGGGTGAGCGGTGCGGACGAAGCCACCTACAACGCCCTCGTCCGGCGGACGCAGGCGACCGCCCCCGAACTCGCCCAGGACACGCACCGCTCGTTGCCCGCGACCCGCCGGGCGCTGCAGGCGCTCGTCGAGGCCGGCCTGGCGACGCGGTCCGCCGGACGTCCGACCCGGTACGTGGTCGTCCCGCCCGACCGGGCCATCGAGGCGGTCCTGCGCGAACGCGAGGCCGCGCTGCGCGACACGCGCCGCCACATCGGCACGCTGATGGAGACCTACCGCGCGAGCACGCGGTTCGCGCACCCGGGCGAGCTGGTCGAGGTGATCTCCGGGCGGGACGAGGTCAACGACCGCTGGACGCGGATGCAGCAGGACATCCGGGTGCAGATGCGCGGCTTCGACCGGCCGCCGTACGCGGCCCCGCAAGGGCACGGCGAGCCCAACCACGTGGAGCTCGCGCTGCTGGAACGCGGGGTCAAATACCGGGTGGTCTACGACAAGAGCGCGGTCGAGCTGCCGGGGCTGCTCGACGACATCGAACTGGGGGTGCGGCACGGCGAGCAGGCCAGGATCGCCGGCGACGTCCCGATGAAGCTGGCGATCGCCGACGACCGGCTCGCGATCATGCCGCTGATGCGCCCGGGCGACCCCGCGCTCACGGCGTCCTACCTCATCCACCCGTCCCCGCTGCTGGACGCGCTGATCGCGTTGTTCGAGTCGGTGTGGACGCGCAGCGTGCCGGTCCGGTTCGGCGCCGACGATCCCGGCGAGCTGTCCGCGGACGAGTCGAAGCTGCTGGCACTGCTGGCTTCCGGGGTGACCGACAAGGCCGTGGGGCGGGCGCTGGGCTGGAGTGAACGGACGGTGCAGCGCCACGTCACCAAGCTGATGCAGCGGACCGGGGCCCGGACGCGGTTCCAGATCGCGATGGAGGCCACCCGGCGCGGCTGGATCTGAGCGCGGTTGGAAACCCGCTCACCGGTCTTGTCGGCGGCAAACCCTTTGCGCTACGGTCCCCGGGAGCGCTCCCAGTGGCTTCGCATCCCCTGAGAGAGGAACACCATGCGAGCTACTCCGAGAAGGAACCGCACGGGCCTCCGGGCGGTGACCACCGTGGTGCTGCTGGGCTTGGGTGTCGTGCTCCCGTCCCCCGTGGTGTCGGCCGCGGACGGCGACACCACGCCACCGACCGCGCCGGCCGATCCCCGCACCTCGGACCTTTCGTGCACCGGCGTGACGTTCTCGTGGTCGGCGTCGTCCGACGACGTCGGGGTGGCCTTCTACGACGTCTACCACGATGGCCAGCTGATGACCTCGGTGCCGGGCACAGCGCTGTCGGCGCAGCTGACCGTCGTGCCCGGGGCCACCTGGGGCCTGTACGTCAACGCCCGCGACGCCGCGGGCAACGTCTCCCAGGCCAGCCCGACGGTCCCCGTCACCGTGCCGCAGTGCCAGGCCGACACCGAGCCGCCCAGCACCCCGGCCGGCGTGACGGCGACCGCGGCGGGCACCACGGTCACCGTGCGCTGGTCGCCGGCCACCGACAACGTCGGCGTCACGGGCTACGAGGTGCTCCGCGACGGCACCCAGGCCGGCTCGACCAGCGGCGCCACGACTTCGTTCACCGACAGCGGCCTGGCCGCGAACACCCGCTACCGGTACCAGGTGCGGGCGCGTGACGCCCAGGCCAACCGCTCGGCCCCGAGCCCGGCGATCGCCGTGACCACCGGCACTTCCTGCGCCACGGCCATCTGCTCGGTCACCCGGGTCGCCACCGAAACCGACCTGCCGTGGGGCCTGACCACCCTCCCCGACGGACAGGTGCTCTACGGCCGCCGCGACGCGTTCGAGATCGTCCGCCTCGATCCCGCCACCGGCACGCAAACCGTGGCCGGGCGGATTCCCGACGTGGTGGGAACCGACGGCGAGGGCGGGGTTCTGGGGCTTGCGGTGGCCGCCGACTTCGCGGCCGATCCGTGGCTGTACGTCATGCACACCAGCGCGACCGACAACAGGGTGGTGCGCGTGCGCTACAGCGGCGGCGTGCTCACCGGCACCCCGGAGGTGCTGCTGACCGGCATCCCGCGCAACAAGTACCACAACGGCGGCCGGTTGCGCTTCGGCCCCGACGGCAAGCTCTACATCTCCACCGGCGACGGCCAGAACGGCGACTGGGCCCAGGATCTAACCGTCCTCGCGGGCAAAGTCCTGCGCATCAACCCCGACGGCACCATTCCGTCGGACAACCCCTTCGGCACCCCGGTGTGGAGCTACGGCCACCGCAACCCGCAGGGCCTGGCCTTCGACGCCCAAGGCAGGTTGTGGGAACAGGAATTCGGCAACAACGTCATGGACGAGACCAACCTGATCGTCCGCGGCGGCAACTACGGCTGGCCCGGCTGCGAGGGCACCACGGGCAGCTGCGGCGAACCCGGCTTCATCGCGCCCAAGCACACCTACCACGTCGCCGAGGGCTCGTGCAGCGGCATCGCCGTGGTCCGCACCGGCCTCTACATCGCCTGCGAGCGCGGGACGCGGCTGTACCGGGCCGAAATCTCCGGCGACAGCCTGACCGACGTCCAGCCGTACCTCACCGGCACGTACGGGCGGCTGCGCACGGTGGAACCGTCCGCCGACGGCGGCTTGTGGCTGACCACCAGCAACTACGGCGACAAGGACAGCATCCCGAACAACAGCAACGAAAGCATCCTCAAGGTCGAGCTCGGACGGTGAAACCCTCTTACGGAAGGAGAGCCGTCATGGCTCATCGAAAGAAGCTTCGTCGCATGTGGACGGTGACGACGGCGATCGTCGCCGCGGGTGTGGTGCCGCCCGCGGCGTCCGCCACCATCGCCTCACCGTGCGCACCGGACGGGACCTACGGTCCGCCGTTGCCGAGCCAGTCGGTGGCGGCCCAGCTCATCCGCGGCGGGTTCAACTTCCTCGAAGGGCCCACGTGGGACCAGCGCACCGGCACGCTGCTGCTGTCGAACATGCAGAACCCCACCGGCCCCCAGGGCGTGCAGCCGTCGGCGATATTCCGCTACACGCCGCCGGCCACCTTCGAGACGTTCATCGCCGACTCGGGCAGCAACGGCCTGGCGATCACCGCCGACGGCACGCGGGTGCTCGCCGCCACCCACGACAACCGCACGGTGTCGTCCTACAACCTGGCCGACCGCAGCCGGACGACCGTCGCGGCGAACTACCTCGGCCACGCGTTCAACTCCCCGAACGACCTGACCACCGGCCGGGACGGCACCACCTACTTCAGCGACCCGAACTACCAGCGCGGCAACCGCGCCGACGAGCAAGGCGGCCGCACCAGCGTGTTCCGCGTCCGCGACGGCGTGGTCGGCCTCGTCGACGACACGCTGCCGCAGCCGAACGGCGTCGTCCTGTCCCCCGACGGCAAGACGCTCTACGTGGGAGCGACCGGTGCGAACGCGATCATGAAGTACACCGTCTTCCCCGACGGCACCACCGGCAACCGCACGACGTTCGCGAACATGCGGACGCCCGACGGCGCGACCATCGACTGCGCGGGCAACGTCTATTGGGCTTCCTTCGACGAAGGGCTCGTCCGCGTCTTCTCGCCGTCAGGCGTCCAGCTCGGCACGATTTCCGCCGGCCGCAACATCACCAACGCGGCATTCGGCGGCCCGGACGGCCGGACCCTGTACCTCACGTCCGGCGTTTCCGGCGCGTTCGGCCTCTATCAAGTGCGGCTCAACGTGCCCGGCAACCCGTACTGAGCGCCTCCCGCCATGCAGCTCACCGCCGACCGCTGAGACAGACGAAACGGATCACGCTCCACTTGTGCTACGGTCGATCACGTAAACGAAGCACGTTCCGTTTACGTGGCTGCACGAGACGCTCCAGGAGACAAGTGAGCATGAACGAAACCAGCGTCACCACGAGCCGGGCGGTGCGGTTCGAGTCGTTCGGTGGGCCAGAGGCCTTGCGCCTCCACGAGGTCCCCGTGCCGCAGGCCGGGTCCGGGCAGATCCGCGTGCGGGTCACCGCGGCCGGCCTGAACCCGATGGACTGGTTCATGACCTCCGACGCGGAGACCGCCGCGCGCTTCGGCTTGAGCCTGCCGTGCGGGTTCGGCACCGACTACGCCGGCGTGGTGGACCAGGTCGGCGCCGGCGTGACCGGGTTCGCGGTCGGCGACCGGGTGTTCGGCGGCGCCCTGTCGCGGGCGGTCGCCGACCACGTCGTAGTGGCCGAAGCGGGGACCATCGCGGCGGGCGGCGACGCGCACCGCACCCCGGACGGCGTCGACGACCGCACCGCCGCCACCCTCGCCATCGCGGGCTGCACGGCGGCCGCGGCGCTGGCCGTGGTCGCCCCGGGTCCGAGCGACACGGTGCTGATCGGCGGCGCGGGCGGCGGGGTCGGCGTGTTCGCCGTCCAGCTCGCGCGTCTCGCGGGC is a genomic window of Amycolatopsis lexingtonensis containing:
- a CDS encoding PQQ-dependent sugar dehydrogenase, which encodes MTTVVLLGLGVVLPSPVVSAADGDTTPPTAPADPRTSDLSCTGVTFSWSASSDDVGVAFYDVYHDGQLMTSVPGTALSAQLTVVPGATWGLYVNARDAAGNVSQASPTVPVTVPQCQADTEPPSTPAGVTATAAGTTVTVRWSPATDNVGVTGYEVLRDGTQAGSTSGATTSFTDSGLAANTRYRYQVRARDAQANRSAPSPAIAVTTGTSCATAICSVTRVATETDLPWGLTTLPDGQVLYGRRDAFEIVRLDPATGTQTVAGRIPDVVGTDGEGGVLGLAVAADFAADPWLYVMHTSATDNRVVRVRYSGGVLTGTPEVLLTGIPRNKYHNGGRLRFGPDGKLYISTGDGQNGDWAQDLTVLAGKVLRINPDGTIPSDNPFGTPVWSYGHRNPQGLAFDAQGRLWEQEFGNNVMDETNLIVRGGNYGWPGCEGTTGSCGEPGFIAPKHTYHVAEGSCSGIAVVRTGLYIACERGTRLYRAEISGDSLTDVQPYLTGTYGRLRTVEPSADGGLWLTTSNYGDKDSIPNNSNESILKVELGR
- a CDS encoding helix-turn-helix transcriptional regulator — protein: MLEPIGVSGADEATYNALVRRTQATAPELAQDTHRSLPATRRALQALVEAGLATRSAGRPTRYVVVPPDRAIEAVLREREAALRDTRRHIGTLMETYRASTRFAHPGELVEVISGRDEVNDRWTRMQQDIRVQMRGFDRPPYAAPQGHGEPNHVELALLERGVKYRVVYDKSAVELPGLLDDIELGVRHGEQARIAGDVPMKLAIADDRLAIMPLMRPGDPALTASYLIHPSPLLDALIALFESVWTRSVPVRFGADDPGELSADESKLLALLASGVTDKAVGRALGWSERTVQRHVTKLMQRTGARTRFQIAMEATRRGWI
- a CDS encoding SMP-30/gluconolactonase/LRE family protein: MAHRKKLRRMWTVTTAIVAAGVVPPAASATIASPCAPDGTYGPPLPSQSVAAQLIRGGFNFLEGPTWDQRTGTLLLSNMQNPTGPQGVQPSAIFRYTPPATFETFIADSGSNGLAITADGTRVLAATHDNRTVSSYNLADRSRTTVAANYLGHAFNSPNDLTTGRDGTTYFSDPNYQRGNRADEQGGRTSVFRVRDGVVGLVDDTLPQPNGVVLSPDGKTLYVGATGANAIMKYTVFPDGTTGNRTTFANMRTPDGATIDCAGNVYWASFDEGLVRVFSPSGVQLGTISAGRNITNAAFGGPDGRTLYLTSGVSGAFGLYQVRLNVPGNPY
- a CDS encoding NADP-dependent oxidoreductase encodes the protein MNETSVTTSRAVRFESFGGPEALRLHEVPVPQAGSGQIRVRVTAAGLNPMDWFMTSDAETAARFGLSLPCGFGTDYAGVVDQVGAGVTGFAVGDRVFGGALSRAVADHVVVAEAGTIAAGGDAHRTPDGVDDRTAATLAIAGCTAAAALAVVAPGPSDTVLIGGAGGGVGVFAVQLARLAGARVIGTGSATSAEALRALGAEPVTYGDGLVDRVRALAPDGVTAAMDLHGTDTALAARELGVPDERITLIAAQVDGITSANGANAAPGAIEEIAGLVAAGRLRVPIAASYPVEQIREAVELQAGRHVHGKVVIDLGEHR